From Salvia splendens isolate huo1 chromosome 16, SspV2, whole genome shotgun sequence, a single genomic window includes:
- the LOC121772690 gene encoding F-box/kelch-repeat protein SKIP11-like → MLENRACLVSRDYSRSCERNASWPFVSLRLEKAEILQTKRPLGDINRGEEIEVGVVKFPKLSADQMDSTSPIGGMVNAALAQSASESRSRRHAGDNSNTTSLIGAIGRDLSISCLIKCSRADYGAIASLNRSFQSLIRTGELYRLRRQNKVVEHWVYLSCQLLEWEAFDPSRRRWMRLPRMDPNDCFVFADKESLAVGTELLVFGRDLMSHVIYRYSLLTNTWTTGMRMNAPRCLFGSASLREIAILAGGCDLNGSILKSAELYNSESGTWTTLPSMNKARKMCSAVFLDGKFYVVGGIGADNALLTCGEEYDLATETWTEIPNMSPVRTGAARDNEPPATSEAPPLIAVVNNQLYAADYADMEVRKYDKANRAWVTVGRLPERADSMYGWGLAFRACGDRLMVIGGPRNAGEGFIEVNSWVPSEGPPEWHLLDRKRSGSFVYNCAVMGC, encoded by the coding sequence ATGCTGGAAAACCGGGCTTGTTTGGTGTCGAGGGACTATTCACGTAGTTGTGAGCGAAACGCCAGTTGGCCTTTCGTGAGTTTGAGGTTGGAGAAGGCCGAGATTCTGCAGACAAAGCGGCCACTAGGCGATATAAATAGAGGTGAAGAGATTGAAGTTGGTGTTGTGAAGTTTCCTAAACTATCCGCTGATCAAATGGATTCTACTTCACCGATCGGTGGGATGGTAAACGCTGCCCTGGCTCAATCTGCCTCGGAGTCTAGGAGTAGGCGTCACGCAGGTGATAATTCTAACACGACTTCATTAATTGGTGCCATTGGTCGCGACCTCTCCATTAGTTGTCTGATCAAGTGCTCGAGAGCTGATTATGGGGCGATTGCATCCTTGAATCGGAGCTTTCAGTCGCTTATTAGAACCGGGGAGCTGTATCGACTGAGGAGGCAGAATAAGGTGGTCGAGCATTGGGTCTACCTGTCGTGCCAGCTCTTGGAATGGGAGGCGTTCGACCCTAGCCGTCGCAGGTGGATGCGCTTGCCAAGGATGGACCCTAACGATTGTTTCGTGTTCGCAGATAAGGAATCTCTGGCGGTTGGAACTGAGCTTCTTGTTTTCGGGAGGGATCTCATGTCCCACGTGATTTACCGTTACAGCTTGCTAACCAACACGTGGACTACAGGGATGAGAATGAACGCTCCTCGTTGCTTGTTCGGGTCTGCCAGCCTTAGGGAGATCGCCATCTTGGCCGGTGGCTGCGACTTGAACGGCAGCATCCTCAAATCTGCGGAGCTCTACAACTCCGAGTCGGGGACGTGGACAACACTGCCGAGCATGAACAAAGCGAGGAAGATGTGCTCCGCGGTGTTCCTTGACGGGAAATTTTACGTCGTCGGAGGGATCGGAGCGGACAACGCGCTTCTCACATGCGGAGAGGAGTACGACTTGGCTACTGAAACCTGGACTGAGATACCTAACATGTCCCCCGTGCGTACGGGTGCAGCAAGGGATAACGAACCACCTGCTACATCTGAGGCGCCACCATTGATCGCTGTTGTAAATAATCAGTTGTACGCTGCGGACTATGCGGATATGGAAGTTCGGAAATATGATAAAGCTAACAGGGCATGGGTGACGGTAGGGAGACTGCCTGAACGCGCTGATTCAATGTACGGGTGGGGTTTAGCATTTAGGGCGTGTGGTGATCGGCTCATGGTTATCGGGGGGCCGAGGAATGCTGGTGAAGGATTCATCGAGGTGAATTCGTGGGTTCCGAGTGAAGGTCCACCAGAGTGGCATTTGCTTGATAGGAAGAGGTCTGGCAGTTTTGTGTATAATTGTGCTGTAATGGGGTGTTGA